TCCCCGATATTGAGTTCCGCACGGGCCTCGAGAACGACCTTCTGGTCCTTTTCGAGTTTGACGATGGGTATATCCATATTCACCGGCGTGGCTCTCGGGTCTGCAGGTATGAGATCGCTCGAATGAACCGTGCCGGGGCCCTCGACGCTGAGCGTGAATATGGCCTGGCAGGACGAGCATCCCTCGCCGCCGCACGAACATTCGGACTTCTTTACATATTCTGACAGATCGGTCTTGATCGGAATCAGGCCGAGCCTGTGTGCCAGCATCTCGTCGAAGAGTGCACTGTTATTATCATATATCAGCACGTCTTCGATTGCGAGTGTAGGCACCTCTCCGATCATTGTCCTGCGGAATGTATTTGCAAACGCAGGAGTGGCATCCTTAAGCGTAAAACGCGCAATATCTTCGTCCAGCCTGCTGAATGAAATCTCCATTAATCAGACTCTCCTGCCCCTTCTTCCACCTTTTGCACGGATGCTGTCATGTGGAACGGGCGTTACGTCTTCGATGCGTCCGATTCTCATTCCCGCACGGGCGAGTGCACGGATTGCAGCCTGTGCTCCGGGACCGGGACTGCGTTGTTTGCCCCTGCCTGGTGCACGGACCCTGACGTGAACTCCTACGATGCCCTTGTCCTTTGCCGCCTGTGCGACATTGGTTGCCATCTGCATGGCAGCATAAGGTGAACTTTCATTTCTGGCCTGTTTAACAACCATACCGCCGCTGGACTTTGTCACGGTCTCGGCTCCCGAGAGATCGGTTATTGTTATGACCGTGTTGTTGAATGATGCGAAGATGTGGGCGATTCCCCACTTTTCATCAGATGCCATTATGCTCTGCCTCCCGAAACGATGCGCTCGCGTTCAGGGTGTATTGTGTCGGTAAGCGGAGAGTTTCCGTAATATGTGACACCTGCTTCTTCGGATCTGCGTACGCGGTAGCCGGGTATTGTAAGCTTCCTGCCGTTCACGGCGATGTGGCCGTGTGTAATGAACTGGCGGGCCTGCTTGGGCGAACGTGCGAGACCTTTTCTGTAGACGATGGTCTGTAGTCTGCGTTCGAGTTCGTTCTCCGTCTTCATTGCAAGAACGTCGCCGATGCCTGCACCGGCGGAGAGAAGACCATATCTCTCGAGGTGGCCGAGAAGCTCTTCCTGCTTTCTTGCGACAAATGCTTCATCCGTAACGGATGATTTAAGGGCGAGGAGGTCACGGGCGGCACGCCTGTATTTACGAAGCGTACTCTGGGCCTTCCAGAACTCCCTCTTGTTTCGAAGACCGTATTCCATCATGAGTCTGTTCTCATCCTCAATACGGGTCTTCTCGAAACGCCTCTTGGGAGTTTCATATTTCTTGTGGTTTTTACCGGGATATCCCATAACAAATCACCCTACTGTTTCTTCTTGCTTACACCGACGGTTGCGCCGTGGCGGCCTGTCGATTTCGTACGCTGTCCCCTGACCTTCTGGTGGGTTTCGTGGCGGATACCGCGGTAACAGCGAATCTTTCTCATCCTGTTGACGTCGTCGTCGACAGCCATACGGAGGTCTGTGCCGAGGAGCTGTTTTGCCTCTCCGGTGTACACATCCTTCTGACGGTTAAGCATCCATGCAGGGACCTTCCCGGTGTAGCCTGAGACTACCTCGCGAATTCTGTCCACAACGTCCTCTTCCAAAAGACCGAGGGTTGCACGCGGGTCTACACCGGCCATCTGTGCGATTGAGACCGATGTGTGCATACCGATGCCTGCAAGACCGGTAAGCGCGACCTGAACAGATTTGGTACCGTCAAGATCTGTGTTTTCTACCCTGACGAAGTATTTTATCTCTTGTTCTTCCATTCAATTGCCTCTCAGTATAACATACTGCATGTAAGATTTACGGTTTGTGAGCGTTGAGGGAGGGATTTGAACCCCCGAGTCCGAGAAGGACACGGGGTTAGCAACCCCGCGCCATACCAGGCTTGGCTACCTCAACTTTTTTTAAACAACGCATCTTACGACACTCGCGGTAAGATACCGCTCCATGAATATGCTTTAAAAGATGGGTCAATATCGTTATTAAGCATTGCGGATGACACCGTCGTCCTCCGCACTTTTTTCCTGTATTCTGTACGCAGGAGAAATAGAAAAAAAAGGCTCTTTGTTGATCTGTGTGGGTACAAAAAGCAGATTTCATTACTTTCGGCAACCCTTCGCCGCGAGCCGTCCGGCGGCATGACCGCCGGTGCCGGGGTTGCCTAAGTAAGATATGTAAGCAATATAGCAAAAAAAAGAAAAAAGAAGTTTAAAGAGCCACGATAAGCGACTCTTTGGAGATCTGGCCGACGAGTTTCTGGTCGTTTACGACAGGAACTGAGCTGATATTTTTGTTTACCAGCAGGTCGACGATCCCGGCGATGTCCGTTTTGGCATCGACGGTGATCGCAGGCGACGTCATGATGTCGCTGACGAACAGGTTCCTGACCTGGTACTCCTGGTGCTTGTCGCCGACCGCAGAGCGGAACTCGCGGAGAGATTTTGCGATATCGGTCTCGGTCACTACCCCGATCACTCCCGTCTCGTCGGTGACAACAAATTTCGTCACGTTCTCGTCGAGCATCCTCCGCCTCAGGTGGACAACCCTCTCGCCGGGGTGGATCGTGTGCGGAGCCTGCATGATCTTGTCCGCAGGGATTTCAGGCTTTACAACCTTTAACAGGTCGGTCGCATCCACTTTTCCGATCAGCTTGTGATCGCTGTCGAGAATGACGACGATCTTGAACTCCTGCAGCAGCGGGACCAGTACGTCCACGGGCTCGTCCGGGTAAGCGGACGTAAACGCTTCGTCGATGCCGCTTGCGACATGTATCTTCGTGGGAGATACGGTAGAGGTTTTTTTGCTTCCAAGTGTATCGGCAATCGCCTTTCTTGATATTGTCCCGACAACCGTCCCGTTGTTCGTTACTATCAGGGGATCGGCGGCCTCATCAAGCATTTTATCGAGAGCTTCCGTTATTGCAGCGGATTTTGCTATGGCAACAGGCTTTGACATTATATCTTTTATTAACAGATCTTCATTCATCTGAAACACCTCCAGTGGGGAATATTATTATATTTTTCCTCTTTCCGTTCTCAGGTTCCCCCGCCATACGACAGGGGCACTTCATCTCATTTCAATAATCTTTACCGGGTGACGAATTCCCGTTTCCTGACTGCGATAGCAGTCTTACAACATCGAATTCCGTTATCACCCCTACAAGGTTGGAGTCTTCGATAACAGGGAGTGCACCGACATTCTTCTCGATCATCTGTATCGCGGCATCTCTTGTAGAGACGTCCGGAGAAGTCGTGTAGAGATTTCCAGACATGACATCTCTTACAGATACCGAGATTATGTCCGAGACATCCCCCGTAACCATATTTTTGAACACACCTCCGTTTCCAACATACTTCATTATATCCATCGCCGTGATTATGCCGAAAAGGACATCTTCGCTGACTACGGGAAGTCTCCTGAATTTATGCGAGATCATCTCCTTTGCGACATTTGTCACCGTGTTGTCCGGCGACGTTATATACGGCGAACGTGTCATCACATCCCTGACATTGAGAGGGCTGTCCTGGTAGTTCATTACCTTTAAGACGTCCCTCTCGGTGACGATGCCTTTTATGGCGCCGTCCGCATCAAGGATCGGGATTCCGCCGCATTTCTTCTCGACTATCAGGGATGCAACCTCCTGTATCCGGGCGTTCTCCCTTACCGAGAGAACCTTTGGGCTCATAATCTCGCGGACGCTGTCGTTCAAAGCCGAGATTACGTTTCCTTTATGTTTCCTGGACACCAGGTTGAATTTCTCTCCTCCCCCGATGAAATTTATGATATCGCCGGCGGTGACGATTCCGAGAACCTTTCCGGTTCCGGAATCTGTTACAGGAAGCCTCCTGAAACCTTTCTCCGCCATCGTTTCGACGGCACCTATTATGCTCATCCTCGGAGAGACTGTTATGACATCAGCGGTAGAAATTTCGCTGACATGTCTGTTATTGTAGTTTATATTGTTCTTGCCGTTTTTTTGCATTAAACCATCCTGTTTTTATTCGCACATGAAACGGATATATCATGCACATTTCACGGGGAAACCGCCCGGCAGTTCCCCGTATTTATTTTCTGCATTCATACTGCGGATCGGGGGCACAATAAGAGCCCAGCCATGACCTGCAGTAATTGCATTACATTATATTCCGGTTTTATGCCTCGGACTGTTGAGGTCATCGGGGTGGCACATGGAGTTAATCCACATCGTCCCCCCTGCGGCACTTCGAACACAGCATTCTCCCGTCGTCAACAACGAGGTCGTCGCTCATCATACCGCAGGAATCACATATCCCTGTCGAAGAATCGTCGGTGATGGACTTCTCATATCCGTTGTTGACCTTTATCAGCTCGGACATTATCTCGTTCATCGCGTTTGAGACCGAGAGAATGTCCCTGACGGTTACAAGGCCTACGACCTTGTCCCCTTCAACAACAGGAAGTCTTCTCACTTTATTTTTCACCATCATGTGAGTTGCATCGCCAACGGTTTTGTCAACATCAATTGTGATCAACGGGGTACTCATGATTTCACTGACACGTACTTCACTCGGTTTTTTGTCTTTGGCAACAACCTTACAGTTGATATCCTCCTCCGTAACTATACCCTTTGGCAGGTTATTCTGTAGCACTATGCAACTTCCGACTTCGTCGCGGCACATCTTTTCTGCGGCCTTTGCAACAGTCGCTTCGACACCGATAGTGGTGGGATTATATCTCATCGCCTCCTTTACCGGAACGCCGACTTCAAATCGGATTATGTCGTATTTTTTTTCACTCACATGACTCACCTCCATCCCCGCAGGAAAACTCCTGCAGAGAGAGGGTCTACAATTTAACCTATCGCCCTGTCTCTATAAAAGGATACTGACAAAGACATTTCATAAAAAAGAAAAAATATTGAAGGATATTATTCAATCATCCTTTCATTCGATGCAAAGAAAATATATTTCCCAAAAGAGACATGATATTTAGTATATAATGTACAATATTACCGTTACATAATATTAGTTGATATGCTGGAGTTAGTACAAAGATGAGTTTTCTTATTCGAACCAAACAAAAATTTTCCAGGTTCTTTAAGGGCCTGATGAAGAAAAAGCAGATGCGGGTGGGTATATACGGGCCCCCAAATGCAGGAAAAACAACTCTTTCAAACCGGATAGTCAGGGACTGGACAGGAGACGCCGTCGGCCCTGTAAGCGAGATCCCGCACGAAACAAGGCGTGCGAGAAGAAAAGAAGGGGTTACTATCTCTGACGAAACGGGGAATTCGGTCACTATCGATATCGTCGATACGCCGGGTGTTACGACGAAGATCGACTACAAGGAATTTCTCGAGTACGGAATCGAGGCAGACGAGGCCATCGTGCGGGCAAGGGAGGCGACGGAAGGTGTTGCAGAGGCCATGCACTGGTTGAGAGAGGATATCGACGGGGTTATATATATGCTCGATTCCACGCAGGACCCGTTCGTCCAGGTAAATATAATGCTGATAGGAATTATCGAGAGCAGGGATCTGCCTGTAATTATCGTTGCAAATAAGACGGATCTTCCGGATGCAGCTCCTTCAAGGATCAAGAGCGCCTTCCCGCAGCACCCGGTTATTTCAATCTCAGGGCTTGAGGGAACGAACGTGGAGGAGCTCTACGATAAAATGATCGAGTACTTCGGGTGAATAAAATGATACAGGGAGTTCAGATAGACCTTATATCGGCCGACCGCCTCGAAAGACTCACGGCGCTGGAGAAAGTCAGGCTGATTCTTGAAAAGGTCATGGAAGGAAATGTCGTTGTCCTTGAAAAAGGCCTGACTGCGGACGAGCAGAGCCTTCTTATCGAGACAACGATGAGGGAGATTACTCCCGACGGATTTGCCGGAATAGAGATGGAGACATATTCCGGGGGACCGGCCGAAAGCCACAAGGGTGGCGGCGGACTGTTCGGCGGTCTCTTCGGCAAAAAGGAATCTCCAGGCCGCCTTACAGTAATAGGGCCTGCAAACCAGATGAAGACGCTGAAGAAGGACAAGGATCTCATCAGTGCCTGGGTATCCTCAAGGTGAAACCTGATAATGCCACACAAGTGTACTAAATGCGGCAGGGAGTTTAAGGACGGTACGACCGACATCCTGAAGGGCTGCCCCAGTTGCGGAGGAAAAAAGTTTCTCTACATCAAGCCTGAAGATCTTCATAAGGATATTCTTGAAGAGAAGAGCATAGAGGATGTCATCGAAGAGAAAAAGGATTCTCTTCTTGAAGTGAGCAGCAGCAGGGACGAAGAGCCGGTCGAGATATACGAAAGAATTGAAAGCATTCGTGTTCTCAACCCGGGATCTTACGAACTCAACCTTGAAAAGCTCGCGAAGAGCGACGAGATGGTGATGCAGATGGGCAAGGACGACAAGTACATCGTCGATCTGCTTTCGATGGGGAAGGTAGAGAAAGACAAAAAAAAGAAGAAGAAAAAGTAAATTTTTTATGTATCTTTTAAAAAATATTTCTCTTGACTTTTAAGAATTAATATATATAAATATAATGTGTAACACTATCACTTCCATTGGAATTTGCTACTGTAAGCATCACATTTTTCCAGCCACTAGAAGTATATGTATATACATGCGTAGGATTCTGCTCTGTTGAAGTTTGACCATCATCGAAATCCCATTCCCATGATGTCGGATCGCCCTCAGACTCATCCGTAAAGTAGAATGTTGTAGAATACCTAGAGCCCGAATTTGGAGATACCGTGAATTCAGCAACGACCGGTTCAATCAACTCATAACTATCCGCACTACACATCAGATATGTAGCACTGCTGCTGAGCTGGAATAAATTGCCGCTGTTCGGGTACATATTATTGATATGAACCTCAGGAGTTTCCGTTGGTGACCAGGGCAGAATCTCGGTTCCGTCAACTACCAGATATGTCTGGACACTGTATCCCGGATAAGGAACAACTATTGACAGCGTCGAATGCATATCGGAGAAACCGGACACCTCTGTATTTGAAAGTGATCCATGACCAGAGGAACGTACTCCGTTTATATACAGGTTGACATCATCAAATTCGAGAGTAGAGATTCTCCCAGAGTTGCTATAAATAGAACCGTCCTGATCATCCCTCAGGACAATACGAACATTTGTTCCAACCGGAAGATTAACAGAGGAACCTCTGAAGTAGAGATAAGAATAATAACCCGTTACATTAAATTCAAGTTCACTGCCTGAAGTGAGATAAAAGGGCCTGTGGGTATTAAGGAGAATATCCGAGCGTGACTCGATTACGGTGATATAGTCGGTCTTCTCCTCAATATCATAGCCCATTGCATTCGAAGCTCTCAGGCTTACATTGTAAATTCCCGGTGAAGTGTACACATGCTCGGGGTTCTGATCAGTGGATGTCTCTCCATCGCCGAAGTCCCAGAGCCAGGAATCTGCACATCCTGCAGAGAGAGAGGTGAAGTTGACTGTAAGCGGAGCTGAACCTTCGGTCACATCAGCCTCGAAGTCGGCTGTTGGCACGGTACAGTAGTCATCCAG
This window of the Methanolacinia paynteri genome carries:
- a CDS encoding CBS domain-containing protein, coding for MQKNGKNNINYNNRHVSEISTADVITVSPRMSIIGAVETMAEKGFRRLPVTDSGTGKVLGIVTAGDIINFIGGGEKFNLVSRKHKGNVISALNDSVREIMSPKVLSVRENARIQEVASLIVEKKCGGIPILDADGAIKGIVTERDVLKVMNYQDSPLNVRDVMTRSPYITSPDNTVTNVAKEMISHKFRRLPVVSEDVLFGIITAMDIMKYVGNGGVFKNMVTGDVSDIISVSVRDVMSGNLYTTSPDVSTRDAAIQMIEKNVGALPVIEDSNLVGVITEFDVVRLLSQSGNGNSSPGKDY
- a CDS encoding DNA-directed RNA polymerase subunit D — translated: MEISFSRLDEDIARFTLKDATPAFANTFRRTMIGEVPTLAIEDVLIYDNNSALFDEMLAHRLGLIPIKTDLSEYVKKSECSCGGEGCSSCQAIFTLSVEGPGTVHSSDLIPADPRATPVNMDIPIVKLEKDQKVVLEARAELNIGDEHAKWEPTLACGYKAYPVITIDDRCDACGNCVEECPRNVLRVGKKSVEVADGKLEDCSMCRLCEKACMASGIGDRPAISVKPDNTRFLFVVESDGSLPVKEIMTCALGIMKDKSDSLVDVLNEISGAI
- a CDS encoding 30S ribosomal protein S11, with the protein product MASDEKWGIAHIFASFNNTVITITDLSGAETVTKSSGGMVVKQARNESSPYAAMQMATNVAQAAKDKGIVGVHVRVRAPGRGKQRSPGPGAQAAIRALARAGMRIGRIEDVTPVPHDSIRAKGGRRGRRV
- a CDS encoding DUF2073 domain-containing protein; its protein translation is MIQGVQIDLISADRLERLTALEKVRLILEKVMEGNVVVLEKGLTADEQSLLIETTMREITPDGFAGIEMETYSGGPAESHKGGGGLFGGLFGKKESPGRLTVIGPANQMKTLKKDKDLISAWVSSR
- a CDS encoding Era-like GTP-binding protein, producing the protein MSFLIRTKQKFSRFFKGLMKKKQMRVGIYGPPNAGKTTLSNRIVRDWTGDAVGPVSEIPHETRRARRKEGVTISDETGNSVTIDIVDTPGVTTKIDYKEFLEYGIEADEAIVRAREATEGVAEAMHWLREDIDGVIYMLDSTQDPFVQVNIMLIGIIESRDLPVIIVANKTDLPDAAPSRIKSAFPQHPVISISGLEGTNVEELYDKMIEYFG
- a CDS encoding CBS domain-containing protein gives rise to the protein MSEKKYDIIRFEVGVPVKEAMRYNPTTIGVEATVAKAAEKMCRDEVGSCIVLQNNLPKGIVTEEDINCKVVAKDKKPSEVRVSEIMSTPLITIDVDKTVGDATHMMVKNKVRRLPVVEGDKVVGLVTVRDILSVSNAMNEIMSELIKVNNGYEKSITDDSSTGICDSCGMMSDDLVVDDGRMLCSKCRRGDDVD
- a CDS encoding 30S ribosomal protein S4, producing the protein MGYPGKNHKKYETPKRRFEKTRIEDENRLMMEYGLRNKREFWKAQSTLRKYRRAARDLLALKSSVTDEAFVARKQEELLGHLERYGLLSAGAGIGDVLAMKTENELERRLQTIVYRKGLARSPKQARQFITHGHIAVNGRKLTIPGYRVRRSEEAGVTYYGNSPLTDTIHPERERIVSGGRA
- a CDS encoding CBS domain-containing protein, whose protein sequence is MNEDLLIKDIMSKPVAIAKSAAITEALDKMLDEAADPLIVTNNGTVVGTISRKAIADTLGSKKTSTVSPTKIHVASGIDEAFTSAYPDEPVDVLVPLLQEFKIVVILDSDHKLIGKVDATDLLKVVKPEIPADKIMQAPHTIHPGERVVHLRRRMLDENVTKFVVTDETGVIGVVTETDIAKSLREFRSAVGDKHQEYQVRNLFVSDIMTSPAITVDAKTDIAGIVDLLVNKNISSVPVVNDQKLVGQISKESLIVAL
- a CDS encoding Zn-ribbon domain-containing protein, yielding MPHKCTKCGREFKDGTTDILKGCPSCGGKKFLYIKPEDLHKDILEEKSIEDVIEEKKDSLLEVSSSRDEEPVEIYERIESIRVLNPGSYELNLEKLAKSDEMVMQMGKDDKYIVDLLSMGKVEKDKKKKKKK
- a CDS encoding 30S ribosomal protein S13 — encoded protein: MEEQEIKYFVRVENTDLDGTKSVQVALTGLAGIGMHTSVSIAQMAGVDPRATLGLLEEDVVDRIREVVSGYTGKVPAWMLNRQKDVYTGEAKQLLGTDLRMAVDDDVNRMRKIRCYRGIRHETHQKVRGQRTKSTGRHGATVGVSKKKQ